The sequence tcaactccttcaactcaggaggagccatacggtacggaggaatagaaatggactgagtgcccggaaacagatcaatgccaaaattaatatctctatcgggcggcatgcccggaagatcagctggaaatacatcacaGAAATCCTgtactattgggactgaatcaatgataggggtatcaatactgacatctctcacataagctagatacgcgtcacaccccttctcaacaatTCATTGatccttaaggaaagaaataactctactgggagtgtgatctaaagtacccctccactctactcgcagtacacctggcatagccagcgtcacggtattggcatgacaatcaagaatagcataatggggcgacaattAGTCCATgaccaagataacatcaaaatccaccatgctgagcaataataaatcagctctggtctcaaaaccactaagagaaatcaaacacgactgataaacgcggtccacaataagagaatctcccacatgagtagaaacataaacaggggaactcaaaaaatccagagatacacccaaatgcagggcaaataagaagacacataagaataagtggagcctggatcgaataaaaccgatgcatctctatgacaaaccagcacaatacttgtgatgacagaatcggaggtgacagactcggtatgggcaggaagggcataatatctggcctggcctccccctctagggcgacctctacctccccgtcctctgcctctagctggctaagcagGCGGTGTAGCAATTGGTGCTGTGATCATAGCCTGGGAACTCTGTGGGGCACGCTGTGGATGAAAAGTATGTGGAGGTGCACCattcctaagtctggggcaatccctcaccatatggcgtgtgttaccatactcaaaacaagctctgggaagATGTGgcagttgtgactggctcgggccaagtctgctggactgaccattgaaagcaccccgcgtaggaggcacactagatactggaggtgcataataaggttcCTGaggtctagaaggagctggaataccactggctgctagaagagctgaatgaacggggcgactcatataacccctaccatgacgaactgcaactagggcacgggcaccagaataatggcccgactcttgagacctcttggcctccctctcctctctgtcccgagcatgcataccctctactctcctagcaattctcaccacctgctgataggaaatatccatctccaactcccgagccatgatagacctgatgctgggaatgagcccctcaataaaccggtgaactCTCTCACGaattgtagaaaccaaggctggtgcatgcctagccaagtcagtgaaacggacagcatactctgaaacagtcatagtgccctggcgcaaatgctcaaactctgggCGCCATGCGTCCCCGAGGTTTTGAGggacaaactctttcaagaacatatctgaaaactgagtccaagtaagggaagctgcctcagctggactatccaactcaaaagtacgccaccataggctgctcctcgaagctggaaggcagtgaagaAACctcactcgatcctgatatactcatagtgcggaggatatggcagcactcctccagaaatcccttAGCAttatctgatgctagaccactaaatacaggaggcttgtacttcttgaacctcttaaGCCTCCGTTGCTCATCCTCAGAACCCGCTGCCCtctcctcgggctgaactggggctacaggcggtaccggtataacctctgggatctgatcaacctggacccgctgctcaggagtgcgggtggcgggagtctgtgctcctcacCGGCCTGGGATGTGGTTGCAGCgaggggaatcaaccctgcctgagctagagtagtgtacatgctcatgaactgtgcaagagtcttctgaagagctggagtagtagtagcagtagacGTATCAGGTACCTGGACTCCGGCGGgaactgctggtggctcctcggtggcagcttgcgcgggtgctctggctgcaccacgtgcgcgtcctcggcctctaccctagcCCCGACCTCTaacggctctagtagggggcgcgggtgcctggtcatctccggtagcatgtgtcctcaccatttgtgagagagtagaagacagaagtttagaattgtgatatcaaaatttcgcacgacaaggaaatcaaatgaagtggaattttcctagcagttacatagcctctcgtagataagtacagacgtctccataccgatccgcaagactctaataaaccggcttgtggttcatgactcctataaacctagagctctgataccaacttgtcacgacccaacttctCCCTCCGCGAACTGTCATgccagcacctagtctctacgactaggtaagcctaacaatttgcggaaaacaGAAACAAAAATACGAGAACTAGCAATTTACGAGTAATAAAATAGAAaagtttaagatgccgctcggcatatacaataacagCACTATCGATCAATAttaacactcccaaaactcggaatctcataaaatcacaaggtatggatactacatagtgttctaactccagaatgtctagtCAAACGAAATACAGAAGGTTATAGCtaaaagagagaatagagagggactcctcggtctgcgaacgcggcagatatacctcgaagtctctgaagatcgcctcgcctcacctagtatggctgagccgatgaacctggatctgcacatgaaaagcatatgcaggaaagggcatgagtacaccacaacggtacccagtaagtgtcaagcctaacctcggtcgagtagtggcGAGGAAGGTCAGTGACCTACTGGttatagatgaaaaacaaggtaaaGCAGTGTAGAATACGACGATATAATTAAAATGCTAACAGTCTATTACGAATAAAATCACAGAAAGAATCTAACTCACTACACAGAAATAGCAACAGGGGGGTCTCctaggatatcgtcccgtagtccaaaacGTAAATGTCtagaggatctcccgagatatcgtcccgtagtccgaaTCATAAATGTGCAAGGGAAACTCCCGAAATatcaatccgtagtcccaaagtaaatatccagtacgaGAAATCTACTGGGTGTTGTCCCGTAGTCCTaattataaatgtgcagggggatctaccgaaataccgatccatagtcccaaagtaaacaagcagGGGAATCTCTCgggatatcatcccgtagtcccaaagtaaacacacaaccatCACAGAAGAATATACAGTTCTATTCAAGAATTAAACAGGTATTTCTACtctaacatgctgcacagagtacaagtaggcaattaaagcaggtaagacaattaagtcacgtaagcatgcttttcctaatctaaacaagaggcttcaagtacaagtattttctaaattacaagaaaatataGGTATTAGCTTAATGAAAAcgagattttcaacaattagcacgtgtacacactcgtcacctcatgtacacgacactcatataacaacaataccaagtcctaaggggagttccctcacacaaggttaggcaagccacttacctcgaaccagctcaatcaactcgaatcacgttcttgccacgagtacccgactccaaatggcccaaatctattcaaagtaattgcataatgtaaatataacttcaagtaactaatttagctaattaattagaagctaacacgcgaaattaagaaaattgtccaaaaagtcctccgggcccacgtctcggaatcggaaaaattcacaaaactagaatccttacacactcacgagttcatacataccaaatacatcaaaatccgaccacaagcgacccctcaaatccctaaatcaaggtctccaatttcaaaccctaaacccccaatCTTTTAACCACTAATTTCCATAAATTCCTTGTCTAATCAGTAAAATAACACCACAGAATCGAGTTTTGGTTCCAAATATCTTACCTCCACGAAGTTCCCTtaaattccctcttcaaaatctcccaaaaatctcCCAATCcgacttaaaaatggtgaaataaagctgaaaatcgcgaagaaagccttatataggttctggcctagggattccgcacctgcgacccttttaccgcttctgcggtctagcCAACCGTATCTGCAGTTTCCACTTAAAGtcatgggaccgcacctgcggtctcgcaggtgcatGCAACCTTCCGCACCTACGGCTTCTGGTCTTCTAGCTCCTGGCCGCATTTGTGGCTGCTCTTCTGCTTCTGCGATCTCGCACCTGtagtccccaatccgcaggtgtggttatgacaggaactctgcagcttcagctgcaaattcTAACTTCCAACTCCCCGATAaacatccgaaatcatcccgaggccccgggacctcaaccaaaagtacgaacaagtcatataccactattcaaacatATATTAATCTTCGAAACGCTTAAAACAACatgaatcatcaaaacaccctcggattcaagcctaaggattccaataTTTCCTatttccgctttcgatcaaaaagtctatcaaacctcgcccgaatgacctgaaattttgtacacgtcccaaatgacaccacggacctactcaactttccggaattccattccgacccctataccaaaatctcactatcgaaccggaaacattcaaaattcaaccttcggcatttcaagcctaaataagctacggacctccaaaacacaatccgaacacgcccataagcccgaaatcacccaacggagctaacggaatcgacggaattccattctgaggccgtctgcACACTGCTCTGATCGCGgtcaaattctaaagcttaagctctcatttagggactaagtgtcccgaaaCACTCCAAAAATCCAAACTAATCTCCCGGCAaattcacaatagcagaaataaactcagggaaagcagttaataggggatcagggcgttaattcttaaaacgatcaaccgggtcgttacaatgatGTTGACGTCCAACAAGCCAAACTCCTAAAACGCCAAATGCAGTAGAGCACAAAGTGGAGAAAAAACTTCCTGTTGGGCGCCTGGCGCTAACAAAAATGGAAGTTCGGGAACCTTTCTATTGCAACTCGGAGAAGGCTATTTCATTACTACACGTCCCTAACAAGTATGAAAGAGTTTCTAAACTTATTTTGAGGGATTGAACATTATTTGGAGGCTAGAACGCCGTATGGAGCACTTTGGGAGGAAAAAAACAGAGTTCTTCATtaattcatcttttctttgtaatttattCATGCAAAACACTTAGTGTGATTGTTACTATAAGTATGAGTGGCTAGGCACTCTattttctagggttgtggttcaaaTATTTTGTGGTCTTTTTAATATCCTGAATGAAACTAAAAACTGCCACAAATTATGTATCAATATACGGGTTATCATGTAATGAAAGCGCTCCACCCTGTAATAGGCCTTGTGCAATCAGAATCCAGATTGTGAAAACATCAAGGTGGAAAACAGAACAAAAAAAGAAGTAACTGCATTTACACCCTCGTATCAATTTATTTGTACATCAGTTTCTGCTTCCATAATCTATTTCTTAGCAAAACCAAAAATTTCCATTTTCATACCAAATGAAATTTCTAACCTTGTCTTTGCAGTTCTTGAATACAAATATGAATATCATAAACAATGATTAACTTTACGGAAACGCTGTATTTCCAAATTACATAATACGTATCTCACATTATACTAACATCCCTTTCACTTCTATACAAATTTGCTCCCTGCACCACACCTGAAAACTTTGATCCAACTTGACACAAAATAAGATTTTTATGAAGGCAAAAAATTAGTTAAACCTTGTGCTATTCCTCCTTCCCCaccatttctttttcattttatcgCTGGCTCCTTCATCACTCCCGAGTTTATTCAGAATCACCTTTGTTTCTCTCAATCTTGATCCGTAATCTTTTTTCCAAGCTTCAAACATCTGCTTCAATCTCCTTAGCTCACGATCTGGATTTAAGTTAGCCTCAACTTGACCTGATTTTACTTCCACCAAGAACTTTGCATCGTCACCAAATACTTGACTCCTCTGCTCAAACTCCTCAGCTAACCGGCTTATGACACTAAGACCTGCGCTCATTGGCCTTGCTCCATTGCTCTCTCGGGCCCTATGGTTGCTTCCCGTCTCCCAACTAGACTCTTTCTCATCTGTTGGATTGACAGACGCATCAGAGTTCCTCCTCGAATCATCAAGGGTTAAGCTCCTTTTTGCAATGGAAAGACTTGACTGCAGCGATCTCATTTGTTTCTGCCATATTTCTTCCATGGATTTCATTTTCAACTCATACTCTGACCAACGATTCTCATACTGCTGCAGTCTCTGGTGAAGTATGTCattctcctcttctttttctcgTAGAGCAGCTTCAGCTCTAAGGACTCGACGTTGTAACTCTGCCAGGAAAGAAGATTTCACAAGCACCTCTTCCGACTCATTACCCTATAGGAAGTTAATCAGGATAAGAAACCAATAGAAGAAAACGGGCAGCACGAGAACCGATTGCTGACTAAGATGAATGATACGCTTTTGTCAACGAATCCAAAGTTAACTAACGAACTTGAATAAGCAGTGAGTGAAATATAGTGCAAAACAAAGAGATGTCACAAAACGTTGTCATCCCAAATTTATAGCCACCCATGATTACCTTTCTGCCTCCAAATTGTAAGAGTCCAATGTCTCCTGAGCATCTTCTAACTAACCAGCCACGAATCACTGGAGAAGAAACTCAATGAGGTGAAAGAAAACTACaatattaagtttaaaaacctAGATAAAACCATGTCAAATCTATTGGATGAGCAAGTGAAAATATTGTTAAAACCATCTAGTAAATTTATCTCATTGACAAATAAGAGAAAGGAGTCAAACACTACAAAGCCCTGAAACTACAGCTATTTGTGCAAATCTATCTTACAGCCAATATCTGTCGAGGATTTGAGCGCGACGGGGGCACCACTAaccttaattatgcaaataattaacaataaaattttgTGTGCAGTTCTTTAAGAAATTAATAAGTATGACAACTTATCCGCAATATATAAACAACcagaaatttttaaagaaagaaaaagcactAAGCAAAGAGTGAAAGATTACTTTGCAAAAtaggtgctacaggaagcaatgTTGATAGAAGCGGTGTCACCCAACACTACTTCgttaatttttcttattttatatcaGTGTTAGCGAAAGCGCTCACTTCCTCGCTTTAAGCGGGAAGCGATGCGACCCGCCACCCCCATGTGAAGCGACTCAGGTATAACAAAGCGACCGCTTCCCACTAAAATGCGAGAAGCGACCAACCGTAGCGATGCAAAGAAAGCGACcacttctttattttaaacaaaAGCCAGGTCCTATTTTATTAAAAACGAGTTTCAGTGCATTTAGGGTTTTCAGCAGAGCATTTTCAACAGCGACTAGAGGCGAGTAGGGTTCTTCTTTCACTGTTTCAACGTCCAAATAGCAGTGAAATGCTGACGAATTTTTTTTTTAGCCTTCGGTTCTTTCTCAGAATTGATGCCAATCCTTGGGTTCTTCTGCCCAGTTTTTAACAGAGAATTATTGCCCTTCCTTTaatttttatatactttattCTTAGTTCTTATTGCCTTTCTTAGTCCCTAGTTGATGAAGACGAACAAGTTGAAGAAGATGACGAGCAATATAATGATAGTGGAATACAAGAATTTGACAATCTTGTGGAAGAATAGGATGCTCATTCTGCGCTTTAATTGATGCTGCTATTTAGTTTTTACATTGAATTATTGAACATTTGCTTACAATTACATGTGTtgtctatttattttaaatttttttttttaaattccgcttcacttcaaaaaagcgagcgtttcgcttctcgctttaagcgaaaTAGGGGTTGTCGCTTTTTctcgcttcacgctcttcacaacacttttatatatatatataagtaatatGCAAATATAAACATTGTTGTCAGTGCTTTGATATAAAACGTTTTGACAAAACTGGTTTTCAAAATGTAAAAGAAaacgaaagaagaaaaaaatgctaattttgctgGAACTAGGTCTCGAACATAAGACCGAATGGTGAGGAAAGCTGGGAAGGTGCTGAAACTAGCAGCTCAACCACTCCTGTCGTCCAGCTTTTGTTTTCCAGGGGGGCCAAGTAAATTATTTAAGGGGTCCTATCTGGATATACAGTACACAAAAGATCTATATATACATGGTTTTTGCCGAACCTAACGGATTCCGGTGCCCCCACACACTCCACTGTAGGTCCGCCTCCGCGTTTATCCAATCATGCAAAATACAATCATGTCTAAAATATTGAACTGGAGCTTTAGCAATTACCAGATTGTATCACAATTGATGCATCATGAATATTTCTGTAAGTTTTCCTCTTGGTCCTGCATTTTATCTGCGTTTGTATACACACAGCTGCTCTGTGTCTCTGTAGCAAGATTGCATATTCTTTTCTAGCTTTCTCACCACGTACAACTGAACAGAGAAAGCATGCAGGAATTGAGTTGAGTCATAAACCCTGTGAAACCAGATAAAACAGAGAaggaaaagttcaaagttcaatgaAAACCCACATGACTGAAGTGTAGCAATTCCTCTGCCCAATTGTTTGAGATGTCGGCGAGCTTGGTGACCTCTAAAACAACTTTGAACACGTAAAATGCCATGGAGAGTGCGATTTCTGGTATCTTCAAGAACCCCAACCTGAAAAGAGGTAATAAGAGAACAATGCATTTGGAGTTAATATATGGAACAAATGAAAGTATGCTCTTTAGTTTGGGGAAATAATTATCTTAACATTATCTCAACCCATTTCTGTTGGCATGGTCTATAGTGGACATCTCAATAGAAGATGTGGATGATTGGAAAGCAAATTTTAGCATTGCAAAAGTTTATAGTGGAAGGGGGAGCAAAGGAACAAAATTCCAAAAGCTTGCTTTACGCAATTGTGCAGTTGCTAAGATATTTAATAGTAATCCAATTATCAAAGTTACATAGTTTAGATGATTCGTTTCAGTCATCTTTCTCGGGAATCTAATTTAGAAAGTAAAGTCAGAAACTTGACAGAAACGCCAGTACTCAATTACTAGCATGATAACTCAAGTACTTAACAGAAACGCCAATGGAAGTTAGCACAAGTTTGcatattttaaatttatatttacaTTCATAAAGATCTAGCAAATGCTGTAACAAAAGAAGCAGCACATGGGTAGGTGTGTAAGTTGAGGATGATTAGAACACTAGATGCATTCGGCCTTAAGCTAGTTCTATTCCATGCTTTAGTTACCTttggaagaaagaaagaacaggCAATGGATTCCAGTGATCTACAATGCACTATCTACATATAATTCGTTAATCGTTCTAAATATTTATCTTCTCTTCTTTCCCTACAGCTTTAATTAGGGATTGTACAACTCACAAGTGAAGAATTCCTACAACTCCATGCAAAATAAAAATTGAACGAAAAAGAAATGAGGTAATGGACTTTGAAATTTGGGGGAATCTAGAAGAGAGAGGAAGGTAGTTCAACAGGGTATACGAGGCTTAATTGTACAATAATTATACTCAGAGGTAATGATACGTGCTGGCAGTAGCGTTAAATCTAGATTCACAGCTCATAGATCAACATAAAATTTGACTGTATTGACAAATAAAAGCCCAGCAGAAGTGCACACGCAGGAGGAAAAAGAGGGAAGAAAAAATGGGAGCAGAAGGACAAATTTGGTGGTCATAATAGTCTTTCTCACCTGCCCAGTTCGGAAGAACAACTTTGTGAAGCCAACTTGGTACAAATCAGGCAGAATATTGAACTGATGTAATATTGCAACTGAGACACTGAGTGGATCTTGCGATGCAACATGGTCGAATAAAAGGAATCCATATCTGATGCAGAATTCCATTGAAGTAAGAACTCGAGCATACTGACAAAtgaacattaaaaaaaaaagcatTAGTGATAATACTCCATCTTACCTTCTAGCAAACTTCTGATGGGACATTCTGGTAGGAAACCCAGATCTTGATATTCGAACTACTTCTAAGACACCACAACATCGTAACTGCTGCAATACAAGTCCTTGCTCATACTTTCCAGGAGACTGAAAATTGTTGGGCTTGATACAACGTACGAAATGTGGAGTTGTGGTCTCTAATCGTTGCATTAGTTGGAATAATTGTCCCTGATAGCAAAAGGAGAATCAAGTATCACACACATAAACTGAATCCCGCTACATCATGAACACCCTTACGCAAGGGAGCAAAGACAGAGAAAGAATGAATAAACTCCTCcatgaacccccccccccccccaaattctaAGTCAATTGCTACAGTCAAACaataattattttttgtgattttttttataaCGAGGAATAATTTTGtgatattaaaaatttaaaccaCCAGTCCTCCAATAAGTTTATCCAGATTATATGATGCTGAATATTACTCTTTAAGTGTCAATAAATCAACCAAAAAAATTTTGTTAATCTAAATACTAACCGTAATGTATAAAGCATGCTTAGAAAAGCCTTAACTATATTTTGACTGTGATTTTACTTGTAGACCATATATAGGAAGGAATCTAGAGGGTTATACAGCAACAATACACTGCGTTTATGATTCTTGTACACTcgcttttttctttgtttcttcttccACTTTCTGCTTCTTAGCTAATCATATATGGCCTAAAAGCAAAAGTCTATGCAGAGTCATAAGCAGGAAAAGCTGCATTTGAAAACTTAAAGAAagggttctttttctttctgaagatCGATGTATAAGATTCCTCTACCAACACATTTAACTCCATTTTAGAAAAATCCATTGAGTCTGCATctatccttttcttttgtttgaaccTTTATTAGTTTTCAGAAACAGGATTTGGCTCAGGATTGCCTATTTTTGTTAATTCCAGGGTTTCTCTGAATTTGAAAGTGATCACTTAGTACATTTCCATACCAAAGCTTAATCCAATTAAGTCTGTAGCATCTACCAATTTCTCCATATCcccctttctttttgttttgacaGTAGCATTTGGACCATATCAGCATGTTATTGGATTAAAAATAACCTGACTTTCAGAAGAAATGGAAACGGaagttttatcttttcttttagaTAGAAAAAAGAAGTTTCTATATGTAAAAATACCTTGAATTTGGTGGAAACGCTTAATTTTTGGGAGTCTGCTCCACCAGATTTGTACAATGGGCCAACAACAGGCTTTTCAGATTGAGCAAGCATATATGATGCAAACGTTTGAGGAAGGTGGTACTTGCAAGAAGATAGAAGCTGAATTGAATTGGAGTGCAGTAAATCACGATTCTTCTCAAGAAATCCAGTTGTATCGTAAGTAACCTGGTAACAAAGGAATTATTACATTTCCCTGATAGAAAATACGGAAACAGCATAAACAAGCCATTCACATCACTACATTAGATAGCGGGTGAAATGGGACAAAACAAGTAGGTCATAAACAAGCATACCTCCCCTGCATAATGGCATACTGTAAAAGCCTTCCCTCGTTCACCTCTGAAACAAAGATTAGAATTTAGATGCTGCTTGAGTTTGTTGGCAAATGACATGTCTGTGCCATTAGGAAAGGTCGACTCCTCGTCTAACAGAGATAACAAACCCAGTGGTTTCTGcataaaagagaaaagagaagtttCAGTATGCTAAACCAGATATATACTTCAAGAAACACCAGACATGGAAGACCTCCATTGTGGCGATTTGGTTCCTCTATCAGCATAATTCACTTACTACATATTTCAGGCTAACGTAATACCAGAACAAGACTTAGGGAAAAACATGCTTTTAACGAATATGACCACATCTGGTTTATGAGAGCCATGAATACATAAACTCCTAAAATTAACTAAAGAAAAAGTGAAAGAAAACAATATATATGGCTAGGACTGAGTTAGATTTATTTAAGAGACTAAACATACAAACCTTCTCAAACAGATTTAGACAATCTTGGTTGTCGTCAAAATCAACTTTTGTCCAATCAATGCCATCTTGAATATACTCCTGGAAAGACAGTTAGCTGTTAATGAAGAGTTAAATACggtaatatataaataaaacaaactaaagcTCCAGAAAGTATCCTTTAAGTTGCCTAATTGGCAAATGCAGTGGTCATGCATGTTAAGAGTAAAAACTGCTGCCACCTAATTCTGTGGTAGATTATCAAACAGTATTTATAgcgtgtttggccaagcttctaaaatcagcttattttgaaaagtatttttctcaaaagtacttttttggtGATAAGCAATTtttgtttggctaattaatttgaaaagcacttttgagcagtaattaatgtttggccaagcttttaaaaactgcttcggtatttttctcaaaagtgcttctcagaaaagtgcttttggagagaagctacttttttctgcttctcaaaaactgctgCTACTTCtccttaaaagcactttttttccttataaaagcttggccaaacacctcaatttttggaaaaaagcaccaaaaaagcacttttggcccaaaaaaaaaaaacttggccaacAGGCTACTAGTTTAACACCATAAGCTTTGAGACTTCTTAAGCAGCTAATGGATCGGCAAAACAGTATTTTGTTATAAATGTTTAAGCAACATGCTAAATAAGCCTTTAGTACGTAGAGGCAAATGTACAAAATCAACCCCAGACAGCCAGAATCAAATCAAAACCAACCCCCTTGAAGTCAGCATGTTGGTGTGACAATTACAATTACAATAATTATAACTACTATTTGAGAAATGCTGTGAAATTAAAATGTTTGGAGCAAACTTACTGTATAATCGTTTAGTACATTAAAATAGTACTAAGACAAATAAATGTAACCAACAACGATAATAAAATTGACCGTACCCTTTTTCAAGCAATAATGACATTTTTCTGTCACAAAATTACATTCCAAACCAAACAGGAGAAAGTATAAGTCACACAGCCATTCTCCCTACAAACTTTCTGTAAACCATTAAAAGGGCCTGCTTCTGCTAACCTAGTCAATTGTGATTATACCAAGAGAAGACTCACAAGAAAATATCCACCAAATTAATAATTGAAGTTGAAGGGTCATGCTGAGATTCAAAAGGGAGGTTGAGATCAATTCTCTCATTCATAACAGCATCACTGTTCTCACTAGTAACTGGTGAACAGCTTTAATTATTCTGTGTAAGAACTTCTTGTGGGATAAATATAATGTAGAAAACGAGAGAAGAAAACATTTTTGTATCTGTACAAAAACAAAGGTGGATATCATATGATGCAAAAGAGAAAGTGAATTCGGATAAAGGGTGATCAGGAAGATAGGAGATTGCTCACCTCAGGAAGAGAAATCAAGTTTAGAAATGGAATAATATAATAGCCAAAACAAAGAAGAGCAACATGAGACTGATATCAAGATAGCAACTTCTAAGACCCAGAAAACATTGAGATTCGAGGGACCAAAGAATTCTCGCCAACTTAAACATGCTTCTTTGCATTATACTTTCAATATTTTCAAActaacaacaaacccagtgtaatctcacaagtggagtctggggaaGGTAATGTGTactgaaacctttagactccagggtctgcctctAAACCTCTAACCTCGTGTTAACACCG is a genomic window of Nicotiana tabacum cultivar K326 chromosome 16, ASM71507v2, whole genome shotgun sequence containing:
- the LOC107806983 gene encoding myosin-1-like, translating into MAQRVKGAPSLQSIKSLPVGYAFDLNKSEAVNHRMASNAAVSKNGELWSEANGNADGYIDESPYGRLNFSVEESPSSCDDDLRTNAFTSSKWSDTTSYVTKKKLHSWFQLPDVNWELATIISKSGNEVLISLSEGKVLKVKADDLLPANPDILDGVDDLMQLSYLNEPSVLYNLQYRYNRDMIYTKAGPVLVAVNPFKKVSLYGNEYIEAYKRKSIESPHVYAITDMAIREMVRDEVNQSIIISGESGAGKTETAKIAMQYLAALGGGSGIEDEILKTNPILEAFGNAKTLRNDNSSRFGKLIEIHFSETGKISGANIQTFLLEKSRVVQCSEGERSYHIFYQLCAGAPGALKEKLNLKDVSEYNYLRQSNCYSISGVDDAEQFRIVTEALDVVHISKEDQESVFSMLAAVLWLGNISFTSVDNENHAEPVVDEGLTTVSTLIGCGVEELKLALSSRKMRVRNDDIVQKLTLSQATDTRDALAKSIYSCLFDWLVEQINKSLAVGKRRTGRSISILDIYGFESFERNSFEQFCINYANERLQQHFNRHLFKLEQEEYIQDGIDWTKVDFDDNQDCLNLFEKKPLGLLSLLDEESTFPNGTDMSFANKLKQHLNSNLCFRGERGKAFTVCHYAGEVTYDTTGFLEKNRDLLHSNSIQLLSSCKYHLPQTFASYMLAQSEKPVVGPLYKSGGADSQKLSVSTKFKGQLFQLMQRLETTTPHFVRCIKPNNFQSPGKYEQGLVLQQLRCCGVLEVVRISRSGFPTRMSHQKFARRYGFLLFDHVASQDPLSVSVAILHQFNILPDLYQVGFTKLFFRTGQVGVLEDTRNRTLHGILRVQSCFRGHQARRHLKQLGRGIATLQSFVRGEKARKEYAILLQRHRAAVCIQTQIKCRTKRKTYRNIHDASIVIQSVIRGWLVRRCSGDIGLLQFGGRKGNESEEVLVKSSFLAELQRRVLRAEAALREKEEENDILHQRLQQYENRWSEYELKMKSMEEIWQKQMRSLQSSLSIAKRSLTLDDSRRNSDASVNPTDEKESSWETGSNHRARESNGARPMSAGLSVISRLAEEFEQRSQVFGDDAKFLVEVKSGQVEANLNPDRELRRLKQMFEAWKKDYGSRLRETKVILNKLGSDEGASDKMKKKWWGRRNSTRFN